In Pseudomonas sp. R76, one genomic interval encodes:
- a CDS encoding 5'-nucleotidase, lipoprotein e(P4) family codes for MRNLIFAGACLLTTALVGCQQTPPANDQLDAVLWTQTSIEHELIYRQLFANATRQLDVALADPTWDALPFPPRNLAGLPPAVVVDIDETLLDNVPLNARDIINNQVYSYDRWNTWVDQAKAQALPGAVAFLQAAQQKGIKVYYLTNREHSQVAATVANLRLRGFPVDSDEQVLAASTPTGHCESAGYGKNCRRQWVASHARVLLMAGDSLGDFVQAEHNTLADQRKAVAPYLNWLGQRWFLLPNPSYGNWYSAPYGDDEKLPFERKRQLKQQALQLQQ; via the coding sequence ATGCGTAACCTGATTTTCGCCGGTGCCTGCCTGCTGACCACCGCCCTCGTCGGCTGCCAGCAAACCCCACCGGCCAACGACCAACTCGACGCCGTGCTATGGACTCAGACCTCCATCGAACATGAGTTGATCTACCGCCAGCTGTTCGCCAACGCCACCCGCCAGCTCGACGTGGCGCTGGCCGACCCAACCTGGGATGCCCTGCCCTTCCCGCCGCGCAACCTGGCTGGCCTGCCGCCCGCGGTGGTCGTGGATATCGACGAAACCCTGCTCGACAACGTGCCGCTCAATGCCCGCGACATCATCAATAACCAGGTCTACTCCTACGACCGCTGGAACACCTGGGTCGACCAGGCCAAGGCCCAGGCGCTGCCCGGGGCGGTGGCGTTCCTGCAAGCAGCACAACAAAAAGGCATCAAGGTTTACTACCTTACCAACCGTGAACACAGCCAGGTCGCGGCCACGGTCGCCAACCTGCGCCTGCGCGGATTCCCAGTGGACAGCGACGAGCAGGTGCTGGCCGCCAGCACGCCGACCGGCCATTGCGAAAGCGCCGGTTATGGCAAAAATTGCCGCCGCCAATGGGTCGCCAGCCACGCCCGTGTGTTGTTGATGGCGGGCGATTCCCTGGGGGATTTCGTGCAGGCCGAACACAACACCCTCGCGGACCAGCGCAAGGCCGTAGCGCCGTATTTGAATTGGCTGGGGCAACGCTGGTTTTTGCTGCCTAACCCGAGTTATGGCAACTGGTACAGCGCGCCGTATGGGGATGATGAGAAGTTGCCGTTTGAGCGTAAACGCCAACTTAAACAGCAAGCGTTGCAGTTGCAGCAATAA
- a CDS encoding NAD synthetase: MTASLLKDGFPSAHRTARQRIENSIDLRKLFFAIDADPALIGAGVVYIDAEFNVGTLREFQAVCSVVPKKVVLREAPRYVGPAEFKRRLEYEPRESELVAEALNTAVTCTGALLSWMVVSSGIALIPFSAGASTAITFIGQAALAASLAQCFIGVGRTGAELIAPQIIDRLDNEVWYEAATSVLDGVALLGIGTSALTTVKAINVGTRVTGKPLRQILKGLTRQERVKLNDELLRINDPRLTTKLLKLKKAAGNASKRISATHMQRATANHIRDACAGVLGITSSAMSGNVKTLAIGLYEEVRP, from the coding sequence ATGACTGCGTCGCTGTTGAAAGATGGATTCCCCTCGGCTCACCGCACTGCGCGTCAGCGGATTGAAAACAGTATTGATCTACGCAAGTTGTTCTTCGCCATTGATGCTGATCCAGCGCTGATTGGCGCGGGGGTGGTGTATATCGATGCTGAATTCAATGTCGGGACACTGCGTGAGTTTCAGGCGGTATGCAGCGTGGTACCGAAGAAGGTGGTGTTGCGCGAGGCGCCTCGCTATGTCGGGCCTGCGGAGTTCAAGCGGAGGTTGGAGTATGAGCCGCGGGAGTCGGAACTGGTGGCGGAGGCTCTGAATACGGCGGTCACTTGTACGGGTGCGTTGTTGAGTTGGATGGTAGTTTCGAGTGGAATTGCGTTAATACCGTTTTCAGCGGGAGCGAGTACGGCAATTACGTTTATTGGCCAGGCTGCCTTGGCAGCCAGTCTCGCCCAATGTTTTATCGGCGTTGGTAGAACCGGCGCTGAGTTGATTGCTCCGCAAATTATTGATCGTCTCGACAACGAGGTTTGGTATGAGGCCGCTACCTCTGTGCTGGATGGCGTCGCTTTACTTGGGATTGGAACATCAGCCCTGACGACAGTCAAAGCCATTAATGTCGGTACCAGGGTAACGGGTAAACCCCTCAGACAAATACTCAAAGGGCTTACACGACAAGAGCGGGTAAAACTCAATGATGAATTGCTCAGAATCAACGATCCGCGACTGACGACGAAACTACTCAAGTTGAAAAAAGCTGCTGGCAACGCTTCTAAGCGCATCAGTGCGACACACATGCAACGTGCCACAGCCAATCACATAAGGGATGCATGCGCAGGAGTACTGGGGATAACCAGCAGCGCAATGTCAGGGAACGTCAAGACCCTCGCTATCGGTCTTTACGAGGAAGTCAGACCGTGA
- a CDS encoding fimbria/pilus outer membrane usher protein, producing MSFLSSNRPARSALKLRTLSLAIAASLPAWAMADEAAETFNTTFLQGSQSPVDLQQLLSANSVLPGNYRVDLYSNEVLVGRRDIDFKRNPQNGRVEACLTLDLLTQLGIDMKRLQADGKVDPQQPQECYALADMIEDASVRYDSSRLRLMASIPQVAMQRGLRGYVDPQLWDDGVPAAFINYQLNSSRTAGDAKARISNNLGLRNGINLGAWRLRNESNLSGGTGRPNTYTSNRTYVQHDVTALKGQFSAGEIFSDTDLFDSVRYRGLKLASDDGMRADSERGYAPVIRGVAQTNATVEIRQNDYILYTANVAPGPFEINDIYPSGSNGDLQITVIEADGTRRVTTQAFSSLPIMVREGQVKYSLSAGTFKSNAEGLASPRFLSGTLAYGLTSNLSGIVGLQASEDYNALSVGAGKNTAFGAFSLDTTHSSSKAQGKTTQGSSVRALYAKTFTGTDTNFTLAAYRYSTEGYRTLTDHVEDNSQDVRVRTGHSKTRTDLTINQSIGRNSEFGSVYVNASDQRYWNRGGSQSFSAGYTSNWGDLSYNLGVTRTKQIVAWGQPSSDTQLNLSVSFPLGSQARAPRAFVTTSRQHGDTTTQAGINGYVADTSDTFYSVQAGHSDTSGDSGSVNLNSRTSVADVSLGYSQGQGYNSQNLNLAGSVVAHAGGINLGQTVSETFALAEVPGISGAKISSYSGVETGYNGYAVIPNAQPYRVNWVSLDTRDLGGDVEITNATQQVVPRRGAIVVAHYSGTTGRRVLFELFDAQHKPLAFGASLEDSAGKQLAIADPNGNALALVEQDQGTLIIKWGDQQCSASYALAPQNKALNYERQALVCGP from the coding sequence ATGTCTTTTCTTTCCAGCAACAGGCCCGCGCGTAGCGCACTGAAGTTAAGGACGCTGTCGCTTGCGATTGCCGCCAGCCTGCCGGCCTGGGCCATGGCCGATGAGGCAGCGGAAACCTTCAATACCACGTTCCTGCAAGGCTCACAGTCACCGGTCGACCTGCAGCAGTTGCTCTCGGCCAACAGCGTGCTGCCGGGCAACTACCGCGTCGACCTGTACAGCAACGAAGTGCTGGTGGGCCGGCGCGACATCGACTTCAAGCGCAACCCGCAAAACGGCCGGGTCGAAGCCTGCCTGACCCTCGACCTGCTCACGCAGTTGGGCATCGACATGAAACGCCTGCAGGCCGACGGCAAGGTCGACCCGCAACAACCCCAGGAATGCTACGCCCTCGCCGACATGATAGAGGACGCCAGCGTGCGCTACGACAGCAGCCGCCTGCGCCTGATGGCGAGCATTCCGCAAGTGGCCATGCAGCGTGGCCTGCGCGGGTATGTCGACCCACAGTTATGGGATGACGGCGTGCCCGCTGCGTTCATCAACTACCAACTCAACAGCAGCCGCACGGCGGGCGACGCTAAAGCGCGCATCTCGAATAACCTCGGCCTGCGCAACGGCATCAACCTCGGCGCCTGGCGCCTGCGCAACGAGTCGAACCTGAGTGGCGGCACCGGCCGCCCGAACACCTACACCAGCAACCGCACCTACGTGCAGCACGACGTGACCGCGCTCAAGGGCCAGTTCAGCGCCGGTGAGATTTTCTCCGACACCGACCTGTTCGACAGCGTGCGTTATCGCGGCCTGAAACTGGCCTCCGATGACGGCATGCGCGCCGACAGCGAGCGCGGTTATGCGCCGGTGATTCGTGGCGTGGCACAGACCAACGCGACCGTGGAAATCCGCCAGAACGACTACATTCTCTACACCGCCAACGTCGCGCCGGGGCCATTTGAGATCAATGATATCTACCCCAGCGGCTCCAACGGCGACCTGCAAATCACCGTGATCGAGGCCGATGGCACGCGCCGGGTGACGACGCAGGCGTTTTCCAGCCTGCCGATCATGGTGCGTGAAGGCCAGGTCAAGTACAGCCTCTCGGCGGGTACGTTCAAGAGCAATGCCGAGGGCCTGGCGAGCCCGCGTTTTCTCAGCGGCACCCTGGCGTATGGCTTGACCAGCAACCTCAGCGGGATTGTCGGGTTGCAGGCCAGCGAGGACTACAACGCGCTGTCCGTCGGCGCCGGCAAGAACACCGCGTTCGGCGCCTTCTCGCTGGACACCACCCACTCTTCCAGCAAGGCCCAGGGGAAAACCACCCAGGGCAGCAGCGTGCGCGCGCTGTATGCAAAAACCTTTACCGGCACCGACACCAACTTCACCCTGGCCGCCTACCGCTATTCCACCGAGGGCTACCGCACCCTCACCGACCACGTCGAAGACAACAGCCAGGATGTGCGTGTGCGCACTGGCCACTCGAAAACCCGCACCGACCTGACCATCAACCAGAGCATCGGCCGCAACAGCGAGTTCGGCAGCGTATACGTGAACGCCAGCGACCAGCGCTACTGGAACCGTGGCGGCTCGCAGAGCTTTTCGGCCGGCTACACCAGCAACTGGGGCGACCTGAGCTACAACCTCGGCGTGACGCGCACCAAGCAAATCGTCGCCTGGGGCCAGCCGAGCAGCGACACCCAGTTGAACCTGTCCGTCTCATTCCCGCTGGGCAGCCAGGCGCGCGCGCCACGCGCATTTGTCACCACCAGCCGGCAGCACGGCGACACGACCACGCAGGCAGGTATCAACGGCTACGTCGCCGACACCAGCGACACGTTCTATTCGGTACAGGCTGGCCACAGCGACACCAGCGGCGATTCCGGCTCGGTGAACCTCAACAGCCGCACGTCGGTGGCGGACGTCAGCCTGGGCTACAGCCAGGGCCAGGGTTATAACTCGCAGAACCTCAACCTGGCCGGTTCCGTGGTGGCGCACGCCGGCGGCATTAACCTTGGCCAGACCGTCAGCGAGACGTTCGCCTTGGCCGAAGTGCCGGGCATCTCCGGGGCGAAAATCAGCAGCTACAGCGGCGTCGAGACCGGCTACAACGGCTACGCGGTGATCCCGAATGCCCAGCCTTACCGCGTCAACTGGGTGAGCCTGGACACCCGCGACCTCGGCGGCGATGTGGAAATCACCAACGCCACCCAGCAAGTGGTGCCGCGCCGTGGCGCAATCGTGGTGGCGCACTACAGCGGCACCACCGGGCGGCGGGTGTTGTTCGAGTTGTTTGATGCGCAACACAAGCCGCTGGCGTTTGGCGCTTCGCTGGAAGACTCGGCCGGCAAGCAACTGGCGATTGCGGACCCGAACGGTAATGCACTGGCGCTGGTGGAACAGGACCAGGGTACGTTGATCATCAAGTGGGGCGATCAACAGTGCAGCGCAAGCTATGCGTTAGCGCCGCAGAATAAAGCACTGAACTATGAGCGCCAGGCGTTGGTGTGCGGGCCTTGA
- a CDS encoding RidA family protein: MSDSIQRTSVGDFPISQTVTVPASASLIFVSGTLPDLADAQAPAGTPAAYGSTEVQTVSVFNKLRKILQQQDLDLGDIVQLRVFLVGAEETGGKLDFAGLQRGYTQFFGTPEQPNKPARTALQVVALPLPGALVEVEAIAARTV; this comes from the coding sequence ATGAGCGACAGCATTCAACGTACCAGCGTCGGTGATTTTCCGATTTCGCAAACCGTGACTGTGCCGGCCTCCGCCAGCCTGATTTTCGTCAGCGGCACCTTGCCGGATCTTGCCGACGCCCAGGCACCCGCTGGCACGCCAGCCGCGTACGGCAGCACCGAAGTGCAGACGGTGTCGGTGTTCAACAAACTGCGCAAGATCCTTCAACAGCAAGACCTGGACCTGGGCGATATCGTGCAGCTGCGGGTGTTCCTGGTCGGCGCCGAAGAGACCGGTGGCAAGCTGGACTTTGCCGGGTTGCAGCGTGGTTACACGCAGTTCTTCGGCACGCCCGAACAGCCGAACAAACCGGCGCGCACCGCGTTGCAAGTGGTGGCGTTGCCGCTGCCGGGGGCACTGGTGGAAGTCGAAGCCATCGCCGCTAGAACCGTTTGA
- a CDS encoding Hcp family type VI secretion system effector, whose translation MAVDMFLKLGDIKGESRDQAHRDEIDITHWAWGMSQSGSMHSGTGGGAGKVNIANLNLTKPLDKSSPNLMMACASGKHYPEAKLVVRKAGGSSPVEYLVITLKEVMVVSYSTSAENGADVLHDSFALNFATVDVSYQPQKADGGKDGGPVKFGWNIRQNVKA comes from the coding sequence ATGGCCGTCGATATGTTTTTGAAACTGGGCGACATCAAGGGTGAGTCAAGGGATCAAGCCCATCGCGATGAGATTGATATCACCCACTGGGCGTGGGGAATGTCGCAGTCGGGTTCAATGCACAGCGGTACGGGCGGCGGTGCGGGCAAGGTCAATATTGCCAATTTGAACCTGACAAAGCCGCTGGATAAATCCAGCCCCAACCTGATGATGGCCTGCGCCAGCGGCAAGCATTATCCGGAAGCGAAACTGGTGGTGCGCAAGGCGGGAGGCTCGAGCCCGGTGGAGTATTTGGTGATCACCCTGAAGGAGGTCATGGTGGTGTCCTACAGCACCAGTGCTGAAAACGGCGCCGATGTGCTGCACGACAGTTTCGCCTTGAATTTCGCCACCGTCGACGTCAGCTACCAGCCGCAGAAAGCCGACGGCGGCAAGGACGGCGGCCCGGTGAAGTTTGGCTGGAACATCCGGCAGAACGTGAAGGCCTGA
- a CDS encoding amino acid ABC transporter ATP-binding protein produces the protein MSEARAGRIQIQGVGKRFGNQQVLKDIDLTIDPGKVTVILGPSGSGKSTLLRTINHLEKIDSGHITIDGEYVGYRRKGDLLYELKEREILKRRIDVGFVFQNFNLFPHLTAWENIAEAPLAHKRWSKAEAHFKAAELLAKVGLADKVDAYPRQLSGGQQQRVAIARALALDPKVLLFDEPTSALDPELVGEVLDVIKGLTQLGVTLVIVTHEIGFAREVADHVVFLCDGQLIEEGPPEHIFRQPRHPRTVAFLGKVL, from the coding sequence ATGAGTGAAGCACGCGCCGGGCGCATCCAGATCCAGGGCGTGGGCAAGCGCTTTGGCAACCAGCAGGTGTTGAAAGACATCGACCTGACCATCGACCCCGGCAAGGTCACGGTGATTCTCGGGCCGTCCGGCTCGGGCAAGTCCACCTTGCTGCGCACCATCAACCACCTGGAGAAAATCGACAGCGGGCACATCACCATCGACGGTGAATACGTCGGCTATCGCCGCAAGGGTGACCTGCTCTACGAATTGAAAGAGCGCGAGATTCTCAAGCGCCGCATCGACGTGGGCTTCGTGTTCCAGAACTTCAACCTGTTCCCGCACCTCACCGCCTGGGAAAACATCGCCGAGGCGCCGCTGGCCCACAAACGCTGGAGCAAGGCCGAAGCCCACTTCAAGGCCGCCGAGTTGCTGGCCAAGGTTGGCCTGGCGGACAAGGTCGATGCTTACCCGCGCCAGCTCTCCGGTGGCCAGCAACAGCGCGTCGCCATCGCCCGTGCCTTGGCGCTGGACCCCAAGGTGCTGCTGTTTGACGAACCCACTTCAGCCCTCGACCCGGAACTGGTGGGCGAGGTGCTCGACGTGATCAAGGGCCTGACCCAGCTGGGTGTGACCCTGGTGATCGTCACCCATGAGATCGGTTTTGCCCGCGAGGTGGCCGACCACGTGGTGTTTCTCTGCGATGGCCAACTGATCGAAGAAGGCCCGCCCGAACATATTTTCCGCCAACCCCGACATCCCCGCACCGTGGCCTTTCTCGGCAAAGTGCTTTAG
- a CDS encoding fimbrial biogenesis chaperone — MLPRSIAACLGLLGMLMATQAAASISLNATRIVFDGDHKEANITVRNGNQDVLIQSWVDMNDTSGSRAPFAVTPPLARVFAKEQQLLRILYEGTGMPTDRESVVWLNVQEIPKASETENTLQLAIRQRIKIFYRPAGLTGSALQAPAQLEWSLVKHDAQTLLRVKNPTLYHVSMADVKVQAQLASDSTMVAPGEEKQFPLKAAPAPGPVQLTFSSINDYGAQNHYSAALSSAVAHATESRLNP; from the coding sequence ATGCTGCCTCGTTCTATCGCCGCGTGCCTGGGGCTGCTGGGCATGCTTATGGCTACCCAGGCCGCCGCCAGCATTTCATTGAACGCCACCCGTATCGTGTTCGATGGCGACCACAAAGAAGCCAATATCACCGTGCGCAACGGTAACCAGGACGTGCTGATTCAGTCCTGGGTCGACATGAACGACACCAGCGGCAGCCGCGCCCCGTTTGCCGTCACCCCGCCGTTGGCGCGCGTCTTCGCCAAGGAACAGCAACTGCTGCGCATCTTGTATGAAGGCACGGGCATGCCCACGGACCGTGAGTCGGTGGTGTGGCTCAATGTGCAGGAAATCCCCAAGGCCAGTGAGACCGAGAACACCTTGCAGTTGGCTATCCGCCAACGCATCAAGATTTTTTACCGCCCTGCCGGCCTGACGGGCAGTGCGTTGCAGGCCCCGGCGCAGCTCGAATGGAGCCTGGTCAAACACGACGCGCAAACGCTGCTGCGGGTGAAAAACCCGACGCTGTACCACGTGTCCATGGCCGACGTGAAAGTGCAGGCGCAACTGGCCAGTGACTCGACCATGGTTGCGCCCGGCGAGGAAAAACAGTTCCCGCTCAAGGCGGCGCCAGCGCCCGGCCCGGTGCAACTGACGTTTTCCAGCATCAATGACTACGGCGCGCAGAACCACTACAGCGCAGCCCTGTCGAGCGCCGTAGCGCACGCGACTGAATCACGCCTCAACCCCTAA
- a CDS encoding ABC transporter substrate-binding protein, producing MFINTARVALLALAVSTAQSAFAVQQVDLSPDRVRIHVPRNEAAIAQIPPGFKFAQPGKFTVAVSGVAGPPLALLANDDKTTIGSEADTAQLVADSLGLQLNVVQTSWEDWPLGVSSGKYDAVISNVTVTEARKKRFDFATYRQDVLGFYVKSTSKITEIKQASDIAGLKIIVGSGTNQEKVLLAWNEANEKAGIKPALLQYFDDQAAAQLAVQSGRSDALFGPNSVYAYSAAITGGIKLVGTVNGGWPLKADIAVTTRKDNGLVKPIHTALEGAIAGGQYEQVLQRWGLDIERVDKSLINPPGLPD from the coding sequence ATGTTCATCAATACCGCCCGCGTGGCCCTGTTGGCGCTTGCCGTCAGCACCGCGCAAAGCGCCTTCGCCGTGCAACAGGTCGACCTCAGCCCCGACCGCGTGCGCATCCATGTGCCGCGCAACGAAGCGGCCATCGCGCAGATCCCGCCAGGCTTCAAGTTCGCCCAGCCGGGCAAATTCACCGTGGCCGTGTCCGGCGTGGCCGGGCCACCCCTGGCGCTACTGGCCAATGACGACAAGACCACCATCGGCAGCGAGGCCGACACCGCGCAGTTGGTGGCTGACAGTTTGGGCTTGCAACTCAACGTGGTGCAGACCAGTTGGGAGGATTGGCCGCTGGGCGTCAGCTCTGGCAAATACGACGCGGTGATCAGCAATGTCACCGTCACCGAGGCGCGCAAAAAGCGTTTTGACTTCGCCACTTACCGCCAGGATGTGCTCGGGTTTTATGTGAAGAGCACCAGCAAGATCACCGAGATCAAACAGGCCTCGGACATCGCCGGGCTGAAGATCATCGTCGGCTCCGGCACCAACCAGGAAAAAGTCTTGCTGGCGTGGAACGAGGCGAATGAAAAGGCCGGCATCAAGCCGGCGCTGTTGCAGTACTTCGACGACCAGGCCGCCGCGCAACTGGCGGTGCAGTCCGGGCGCAGCGATGCGCTGTTCGGGCCTAACTCGGTGTACGCCTATTCGGCGGCCATCACCGGCGGCATCAAGCTCGTCGGCACGGTGAATGGTGGCTGGCCGTTGAAGGCGGATATCGCCGTGACCACGCGCAAGGACAACGGCCTGGTCAAGCCAATCCACACTGCGCTGGAAGGCGCGATTGCCGGTGGCCAATACGAACAGGTGCTGCAACGGTGGGGCCTGGACATTGAGCGCGTCGACAAATCGCTGATCAACCCACCGGGCCTGCCGGACTAG
- a CDS encoding amino acid ABC transporter permease: protein MPIVAKTYDLIDEVTDYPVRQARVATPIKALQVVPARHPWRWAGSIFAALVLLAIVHSLATNPRWEWGVFGQWFFSPSVLRGLGQTLLLTLLSTVFSIILGTALALARLSGSPLLAALAWGYIWFFRSMPALLVLIILYNFAYLYDHIVVGVPFTGVVFAEWSTVDVLSQFTVAVLGLSLMQAAYAAEIIRGGLIGVDAGQHEAAAALGLPASRRIFRIILPQALRSILPSGFNEIIGLVKGTSIVYVLALPELFYTVQVIYNRTQAVIPLLIVATVWYLIITTVLTSAQYYVERHFARGTARVLPPTPLQRIRRWLKEKTHE from the coding sequence ATGCCCATTGTCGCCAAAACCTATGACCTGATCGATGAGGTCACCGACTACCCGGTGCGCCAGGCGCGCGTCGCCACGCCGATCAAAGCCTTGCAGGTGGTGCCGGCCCGGCACCCCTGGCGCTGGGCCGGGTCGATTTTTGCCGCGCTGGTGCTGCTCGCTATCGTGCATTCGCTGGCCACCAACCCGCGCTGGGAGTGGGGCGTGTTCGGCCAGTGGTTCTTCTCGCCGTCGGTGCTGCGTGGCCTCGGCCAGACGCTGTTGCTGACATTGCTCAGTACCGTGTTCAGCATCATCCTCGGCACCGCGCTGGCCCTGGCGCGGTTGTCGGGCTCGCCGCTGCTCGCGGCGTTGGCCTGGGGCTATATCTGGTTTTTCCGCTCGATGCCGGCGCTGCTGGTGCTGATCATCCTCTACAACTTTGCCTACCTCTACGACCACATCGTCGTCGGCGTGCCGTTTACGGGTGTGGTGTTCGCCGAGTGGTCGACGGTGGATGTGCTCAGCCAATTCACCGTGGCGGTGTTGGGCCTGAGCCTGATGCAAGCGGCCTACGCGGCGGAGATTATTCGCGGCGGCCTGATCGGCGTGGATGCCGGCCAGCATGAAGCGGCGGCGGCCTTGGGTTTGCCGGCTTCGCGACGCATCTTCCGCATCATCCTGCCCCAGGCGCTGCGCTCGATTCTGCCCTCGGGGTTCAACGAAATCATTGGCCTGGTCAAGGGCACCTCCATCGTCTACGTGCTGGCCTTGCCGGAGCTGTTCTACACCGTGCAAGTCATCTACAACCGCACCCAGGCGGTGATTCCACTGCTGATCGTGGCCACCGTCTGGTACTTGATCATCACCACCGTGCTGACCAGTGCGCAGTACTACGTCGAGCGCCACTTCGCGCGTGGCACCGCGCGCGTGCTGCCGCCGACGCCCCTGCAACGCATCCGCCGCTGGCTCAAGGAGAAAACCCATGAGTGA